CTTTGCTAATACCACTCACTAAGTTTGGAGTAGCCTTACTCATAAGCTCTTGTTGTTGTGCTTGTTGTTGTTGCTGTGCTATCGTCTCAGCATCCAAGAGTATGTCAGTATCCTTTATACCTAGCGATGTGGCTAGGCTTTTAAGCACGTACTCATAGTTAATCATAGAAGCTGCTTGTGGTGCTAGAGTGCTCGCTGTTTGCATAAAAGTTATAATCTTGTTATAGTCTTGTCCTCTGCCTAAGCCCTCTAAACCAGTTGTGATAAGTGGTTCTATGTTCTCACTACCATCAGGGAATGCTCCGCTCTCTCTAAGCTTTTGTATCTTTAGCTTGATATAAGGGAGTTGAAACTCCTGAGATAGCACACTATATGTGCCTCCTAAGCTCTCTTCAAGCTCACTTGCCATTGTTCTTATCTCTTCAGCTGTTACCCTCTCAGCTTGTCTTTGTATGCTGGAGTTCATCATAAAGTGAAATGCTAGGTCTTGTTTAAGGTCATTAACGCTCTCTCTTATGGTTGCTATATCTGCGTTCTTATTAACTTGTAGCACACTAACATCTTCTGCATTACCCTCAAGCACCTCTAAGTTTTCAGCATTAGCTATATCAATACTTCTAGTTGTGCCGTTAGGTGCTACAAAGAAAAGCACTTTTGCACTAGCACTACTAGCTTCTAGCCTTGCTTGAGATAAGCCCTCTAAGCTCCTTAAGTCTCCTATGACTTCATCCACATAGCTTCTGCCATAGTTCTCATTAGGTAGTGCAGACCACCTGAGAGCTAGATAGGGTAGCTCATCTTTCTCAAACTCTCCATCAGCCTCAGGTAAGTTAAAGCCACCCACTTCTTGAGCTGTTATCCATTTACCTTTGTCTTTATCAAGATAGACCCTTGTATAAAGCTCTACGTAGTTTTTAGAGCTCTCTAGCTGTTTTGTTTTAGCCAGTACTGCATTTTTAATGGTTTCATCAGTTATAGCCATAGGAGCTATTTGCTCTTTTATTAAAAACTCTAGTAGGTTGCCTAGTGGGTCTCTTTGACATACATATTGGTCTAGCCTATAAATCTTTAAGGATGCCCCTTTAACATCACTAGGGAAGTAGAGCAGGGCGTTACCAGTAATGATTAATAGCCTTAAAAACTGAAAGATTTGCACCCTCTCTCCACTAGCTTCTATATGATTTACTAACACACTCTCCATCTGCGATAGCGTAGCTTCTACGTCTGCACTCTTAGAGCCCTCTTGCACTAAGCTAGGGTCAATGGTAAATCTGAAAAATGGACTATTAGGTGGAAGTAGGGTTAGCATAAGCTTTGAAGCTAAGGTATTAACACCTCTAGCCCCTTGTGATTGAAAGGGTTTATAAAGCTTTGTTTGCTCATCACTGCCATCAGGCGGTAGTAGTGAGGGGATGGTAAGCTTAGCACACTCTCTTGCTCTCTCTAAGACAGAGCTACGTTTATTTTCTAACTGCTTGTATCTGTTTGCTAGAGAAGTTACCTCTATCATTTAGCTCCTTTCTAGCCCATTATGTTTAATCCAGTACCACTATCAACTGTCTTTTGGATTGGTATAGTAAGCCTTGAGCTTCCTCTACGTTTCTTCTTTTGGTTCTTGCTATCCTCACTATCTCCTACCTTTAGTTCTGCTGTCTCAG
This genomic interval from Campylobacter concisus contains the following:
- a CDS encoding portal protein, which translates into the protein MIEVTSLANRYKQLENKRSSVLERARECAKLTIPSLLPPDGSDEQTKLYKPFQSQGARGVNTLASKLMLTLLPPNSPFFRFTIDPSLVQEGSKSADVEATLSQMESVLVNHIEASGERVQIFQFLRLLIITGNALLYFPSDVKGASLKIYRLDQYVCQRDPLGNLLEFLIKEQIAPMAITDETIKNAVLAKTKQLESSKNYVELYTRVYLDKDKGKWITAQEVGGFNLPEADGEFEKDELPYLALRWSALPNENYGRSYVDEVIGDLRSLEGLSQARLEASSASAKVLFFVAPNGTTRSIDIANAENLEVLEGNAEDVSVLQVNKNADIATIRESVNDLKQDLAFHFMMNSSIQRQAERVTAEEIRTMASELEESLGGTYSVLSQEFQLPYIKLKIQKLRESGAFPDGSENIEPLITTGLEGLGRGQDYNKIITFMQTASTLAPQAASMINYEYVLKSLATSLGIKDTDILLDAETIAQQQQQAQQQELMSKATPNLVSGISKAMTDPSVMQQMTQQQGEING